The segment AGGTCCGAGGGAAGAATTCTGCGATCCCTTCCTCCTAGTAAACGAGGCTGCTGCCCCTTAGGGATTCAGGGACCGCCCGATGCTCCTTTCCACCGTGCTGTGGGGAAGCTGTGTGCGCCAGAGGCCTGAATTTGGTCTGTCTTGGTGGGATATGTTCTGCTTTGTAGTCAGAGAGAATGACTCTTGAGTGTTGCAAGTCAGACTAGGAGTTTAAAAGATTCATTTGCACTGGATCGATTAGTCGTCAGCACTCTGCTCTTTTATTCCTGGTGTGccttttctatatacatataacatgcacacacacacacacacacacacacacaattttctgGACTATGGTTTCCCCACCTGCAGTTACCCTTGTAGTCTCCCAAGATTCACAGACTGGTAGCTCTTCTGTATCGAAAGGACGTAGCTCAATGCAGCACCCCACACTCACCcgacacacacactctcacacacacacatacacacaccctgcCCAAGATATTCCTTCACTCAGACCAGATGCTGGGAGCGATCATGCCTCTTCCGTCGTCTCTCGTTTTGAGTTTAGCAGTCTTAGGGGCCACAAAGTTGAGCCCCTGAGTGTCATTCAGGCAGCACGCACTACAAACCCGGAGGTATTATACGTTGTACCAGTGGAATTTGCCTCCTATGAAACCAATGTGGTTCTTGGCTTAAGGGAGTTTATAATGGATGGATGAGAAGCTGGAGATTTAAGAGAAACTGGATGgattcaacaaagaaaaaaaaaaaaaccaccagggAACTATATCAAAGGCATTCCTAAAAACTTGGAAAGTCAACCCCTCAATCTCCCCATGATCCTGGGAAGCCCAGGAAACAGGAAGTTGTGTGACGTTAGTGAGAAATTTCATGACGTCAAGTGATGGGTGAAGCCAGGCCACGCGGTGGCACGGTGTGCTCCTATCTGCCGCCTCCACCAGACTCCGCCGACTCGGGCCGGGGATGCTTCTGATGGGACTGGTGTGGCTGCGCTTGGTAGGTGTCGTGCCAACAACGGACAGACAAAAGGTACGAAACGACGTGCCTGGAAAAGGAGCTCAGGTGGCTGGTGGAATAGCCCAAAGACGCCCGCCTCAAATAGCACCTGTTACATCATGAGGTAAGGGGATACGATCTCCTAACAGACATGGACAGGCTTCCAGATTGCCCCTGCTAGCATGGAAACTCGACCCAGCACGGGTCTTTCCAGCACTGTTACAGTACTTAGCACTTATCCCACACAGTTGCGCAGGCCCAGGTTGACACACGTGCAGTGAGCAGAGTGTGTTCCTCAGGGGAGAAGGTGAGCAGCTCGTAAAACAGAGGGGATATTTGCTTCAAATGTGTCTGTCATGgttgctgcttctcccttcttGAGAGAAATCGAAAGTAATTGACCCCTTAGTTCTTTAAGGGTGAAGGAATGACTGGTAGGGGAGCTTTTATTTCTCACACAGTTAGGTCGAATAAGAACGGAAGTAGGAAGAAGTGACTCTTCGTTACAGGAGAAGAGTCAGCCATTCACAGGGGATGGAATTCGACCCAAATCTCAAGGCTAGTTCTTCGTTTCTCTGTCCTCCAACGCCTTGAATcgtaaaatctataaaatacgGAGCAACACTTGCATAAGCCACACAAAATCAGTCTCATTGCTCAAGGGAACACGCATATCAGGTGAGGGAGCAACCGTGACAGCTGTATCATTAGAAAAACGCGACAAAACAAGCCAGAAGaatcctctctgtgcctccacagGAGGTGGGGAAAGAACAGGCATGGCCTGGTGGTCCAGCTCTCTGGTCAGCAGACTGCTGGGatgagggatggagagaaggcagaaggacACCAAGCAAGCATCTAGCTGAGGGCACGACATCTAAGGCAGGTTGGCTGGGAGGGGCTAGATGGTTCAGGAGATGGTAAGCACTTACTAGAAGGCCCAGCCATAATTCCAAGCATGTGGCCTCCAGTCCTCTGGACCCAAGTTGGCAGTTGCCTGGAAGACTTGTGAGTACATCATATGGGCCACCATCCCCAGCAGGCCTACAGAGGGAACAGGAAGGCGGCGCCCTTAGAGACAGGCTGGCTTGGCCCTCTACGGGGACTACGAGTGTGGAGCCACTGCCTCAGTTTGTGTCAGGTCCAGCCTACGTGGAGATGTTCCATCGCCCATCTGTCCCCGCATTTCCGGGGACACTACTCTGCGATGGGGGCTTCTCCTGGGACGCAGAGCTTTGCAATAGGTTGCCCCAGGCTTTAGGTGGAGAGCTATGGAAAAAGTTTCTGAGCCAATGCTGCCCTTAGGGCCTTTTACTTCCTCCCACCCATGCCCTCAACACAAGCTTTCCTCTTGATCTAGCTTTATATCTGCACCTCCGCCTCCTACTTGATCCCGCGGGTCTTGAAAAGCTGTGTGTTCGCGCAGCTGAAAAGTAAACCAAACTGGATTTCACACACTGAGACGGCTTGCAAATAAGAACCTCGAGAGAAATCATTTTGCCAAGTGCATAGTGATCTACTATAAAGTCTCATTCCAACTCCAAGACGCCTGCAATGTCTCTCCTCCCTCCGTTCTcggtcctgcctcctccttcctgccctccggACAGACAGACACACGTGCCGGCCAGAGGCGCCTCAAAGGCGGCGAGGCCCCCACTGCTCCAGCCTGGGGGGCACGCACCTGACAGGACGGAGGAAACGGCCATGGAGGCGCTCAGCTTGAGCCCAAGGCCCGGGTTCCCAGTGAGCAGCAGGTCCCGTTTGTAGCAGGAGGAAGCTGACGAATTCAAGTCCAACGGCCGAGAACTGGGCTCCCACTGATAACCATAGGATCTCTGCCAGAaaccagaggaagaaaataaaattcaagtataaaaaaaaaaaagaaagaagaaagaaaccagaggaaGAAGAGCCCTCACCCAGACAGGTACATGACTGAACGCTGAACACACAGAGCCCAGCGGAAGGGAAAGCCTCCCAGAGtcagagaatgggagaaggggacagaGCTGGCACCTTTCCCTACTTTGGGTCCttcgctgccccccccccccgtgctcgctgctctctgctcagtaccCAATAAAGGATCAAGTAAACTTGATTGACTGGAAATACCATTAGGGCGATTCGAGAAGAAATCATCTGATTGTCACAAAATCTCGCCGGGGCATGACTTTGCTGGGggtcatttttgttctttttccttattgaattTTAGAGCAATCagttctgcttctttctccctccctttccttttttcactcccttctattaaaaatatattttttttacttgaaaaatatatatacacatcggAGGAAAAAACCTCTCCGCTTTTCAATATGGTTACTTGGCAACACGAGGAGGTTAGAGGTGTTGGTGGTTTTCTGTTTGTGAACATTATTTGTTCCTGCTGTTCCTTTTTTGCATTCCTGCATATGAATGAGAGTCAGCTCTGGAAGGAATGTGGGTCACCCCGTGGGgctcagaagaagagaaaaggagatcaCAGGACAGCGTAGAGAGCACTGTTGGGCCAGAGAGGTCCAACTTAATGGCAACTAAATTGGTGATCAAATCCACATACTTGCCACAAGCCccaagggagggtgggggaggaaagcCTTCTCCATCAACCGCTTCCCTCCAAGTCGGAGAGTGGGGTGACATGGGCCTTGCAACGTGGCAAACTCCAGTAGTCCTCTCTCACCTCTCTTGGTTGGTGGTGTGAGTTCATTGAAAGTTCGGCACCTCTCCCCTGAAAGACAGACAAGGTGTAActtcggggcgggggggggggggggaaaacgTCCCCTGGTCTCCCACACCTGGTGCCACCCCATGGGTTCAGCCCAGTGCCTGCCCAGCACACGGGAGGTAGGGGCTCAACAGCGCTCTCTGAAAGCAGGGAAGAATGCCTCACGGACGGATGGCTGCGTGACCTAGGCAACACTCACTCCGGATTCATTTCTCTGTCCCCAGTTCTGACAATGAAGACGAGCACGTGAGTCTGGGAGGGCTTCCCTAGGGAAATGTTCCCATTTCTCAGGTCAGGGAGGGTTCAACAGTTCCACTGTTAACCAGCATCATTTTGCTGCCGCTGGACCACTGGTCTGAATGGCTCACAACTGTTTCCGGGACTGGGGTCTGAGCTGCACTAAATGGCACGTTAATAACACGTGtaaatacaaatacacatttatattCCTCGtctgtctcctttttcccttGGCCCAAATCAGGAGAAATAGGTTAATTGTACTGGATTCTGGGCTTTAGGAAAACGTCACTCCCAGGGGATGTCTGAATGCtttgagcaggaaggaggggtgtCCGTAGGCCAGTGGTCTTAAGCCGAGGAACTCAGGTTAAGAAATGCACAGTGACACAGGACCCACTTTGCCAGGATTTGCTGAGCTGCAGGACACCTGCGAGGTCAAGGATAGCCTTACTCCTGAGGCTTCAGTTCACCTACCTTGTAAATTGTAATGGTAACACTTAGGACAAGAAGACCCttttggtgggggaggaaggggcttgACAGGTGATCTACTCTGGTCTTTTCATCTTCCTAGGGAGAAAGTCCAGGCCTGCAGACAGCCAGCTGCTCATAGGGGGTCACAGCTGGGCAGAGCCCGGGCTGCTTCTCTAGGAACCCTGTCTCCTCATTTGGTTTCCAAACAGCAACTCTAACCCCCCGGAATGGGATTCTCACGATGCTACAAGTCTAAGTGGAACCCTTTAGGGATAGTGCTATTTTAAAGCCGCATGTCTACTAGACAGCCGGGAGGGGAAAAGCCAGATGCATTTTTGGGTCTTATTGAAAGGGAgtctgagggagaagggaggggataCAGAGATGGGAGATGCTGGGCCTGGGGGTGAGGCCCGGTGGGGCGTGGGGAGTGCTGTCTGCTTCCTACTGGCTCTTTGCCCGTGTTCAGTTCTCTGGGGGCAAGAAAGCGGGCAGCTGGGCTGAGGAGCCTACCTGGTTCTTCCACAGTTTCCTCACAGGATAGCCACATGCCGCTCCAGAAGGCATGGAAGGAGAAGCGGTCATCCCCAGCCTCCCAGCTGTATTGCACCACCTCCTGGGAAGATGCGTTGGCGCTGCTCCCATCCACGGGCAGCGGCACGTCAAAGCACTCGGCTGCCAGACCTTTTCCGCACACGGGCTTGGGCACCTTCTGTGTGCCCACAAACCAggagctgctgagcagggatgtTGTGGAGAGGCTGAGTGATAGCATGTTGAGGACGGCAGATAGGAATATGCGTTGGCCAGAGGAGCCCTTCGGGAGTTCCATCTGCAACAGACACAGGGGGAGAGCCTGACTTCAGAACCTGCTTGGAGATCTGGATACCCTCCTCTGCGGCTCCCTGAGCTCAAGCCACGCTCCTCCACGCAGACGGTGACGGGCCAGCCAGCCCACCGAGAGCTTTCTCCAAGAAGCCTTAGCTTCAGAACCGGCCTGGAGTAGTCACCATGGGTATGATGTTTATGTAAGCTAGACCTCGTTGGACTCAAATGCTTACTGAGGACGATCTGAATAAGTACCCGATAACAGCCTCAGGCGCAGTGTGATCCAGCCACTGAGCGAGTGCATCTCAAGTCGACTAAAGAATTGGGGCCACTCTAATGTGCTTACTGAtgattatttttggttttgtcttcaGGGAGGGGTCGTAGCACCAACTTGCTGAGGTATCTGTTGCTGGAACAATGCCAAGTTTTGTTGGTGTCCTCTTCTCTGCATCCCAGATTCCTGAGAGGACAGTCAAGGAGGATCTAGCCCATCAGTCAACATTAAACTGGATCACCCCAGGGGTGAAGGCAGTGGAACTACTGGGATGTGGGGTAAGTGGAAGCCCCTTGGAGAGGAGATGAGGCTGTGCATTGGGAGAGAGGAGGTGACCTGGGTCCTGGTTTCATACACTGCCACAGAGGGGACAGAACCTCAAATGCGAGGTGGCTGTGTGGCACCCACGGAGACTGGACACCAGGTATTGTGGGCACAGAGAGGAACCTGGAGGGACATCTCCACTGCTCGATGCAGCTGTGGTGCCTGACTCACAGTGGGACAGCATGGCTCTGGCTGGAGCCCCGACCTCCCTGTCATTGTTAGCCTAAGAGAAGAGGAGCCCAGCTGAAGAGCGACCAGCGGTAGACGTTTCAGCCTCGGTGAGTGGTGGCTTGGAGCCAGACTggactttagaaaaataaagaaacctgaCAGGTCTTGCACTCTGTGTTACAGAGCAGTTTATACTGTTATAGTAATAGGTCCTGAAGGGAAAAGCAGCCATATTTAGTTGCTGACAGACGCTTCCTAAAGTAAACCATCTTGAGCTTTCCAGGGGATCTCTCGTATCAGAATTAATCAGACCTAAATCTGCTTAGCTTAAGAAACGTAAATAAAACCATAGCTAAATGGGACAGGCCCATAAATCTGCCTCATAATCTCCAGCTTAACATTCTCTACATTTAACAGGGAACTTTATCTTCGAAATATAACAGTTTGTTCTTCAGAATTTCCAGGGACTAAAACAGCGCACACCCCAAAGTGCAGATTAGTTATGGCCGTAGGAAGTAGACGACGTTcatatgcatataaaaatcaatacataaGACATATGATAAAACAACTTCTGGAAAGCAATCTGCTGATAGGATTCTTTAAAAAGCACTCAACAGATGAAATCCACCAAGAATCAGTCTGTGCAGGACTCTGGGTGACCTCGGTAAAGACAGAAAACCACAGCATCTGGAGTGAGGAAAGATCTTCTATTCCCTGGTATGGAAGTCACGCATTGCCCCCGTACCCCCAAAAGAATGTTTCCATCTTGTTTTTAGTTGTGCAAATCCTATTGGTTTTAGCCATTGTTCCATTACTGTAAGttattctttctaattattttcatatCCATTGCTTGAACAGGAAGTGGA is part of the Ailuropoda melanoleuca isolate Jingjing chromosome 16, ASM200744v2, whole genome shotgun sequence genome and harbors:
- the GSG1 gene encoding LOW QUALITY PROTEIN: germ cell-specific gene 1 protein (The sequence of the model RefSeq protein was modified relative to this genomic sequence to represent the inferred CDS: deleted 1 base in 1 codon), which gives rise to MSNPSQLTQNVCLTQKMELPKGSSGQRIFLSAVLNMLSLSLSTTSLLSSSWFVGTQKVPKPVCGKGLAAECFDVPLPVDGSSANASSQEVVQYSWEAGDDRFSFHAFWSGMWLSCEETVEEPGERCRTFNELTPPTKRGERGLLEFATLQGPCHPTLRLGGKRLMEKAFLPHPPLGLVAKILWLSVGAQFSAVGLEFVSFLLLQTDLLLTGNPGLGLKLSASMAVSSVLSGLLGMVAHMMYSQVFQATANLGPEDWRPHAWNYGWAFYTAWLSFSCCMASAVTTLNMYTKLVLGFQRKHSKGFKGKLSCLPLHHQSFLEPPSCAAPTGGPLTSCHQHRQQPVRSLLEGVDFYSELHHKGFRQGPSQRLKEEAAGASVEEEPC